Genomic segment of Scomber scombrus chromosome 18, fScoSco1.1, whole genome shotgun sequence:
acaacacaaAGCTTTCCTCCGTTAGTCAGTTTCCCCTcgcagcatcagcagcaccaaCAACAAGTCGTCATACGAGGCGAGAGAAGCAAAGATATTGTGACATGCTCTTCATCTGATCTGAATAGTGATCAGTCTGAACCTGGTATAAGACGTTTCTAAGGCCTTCTCAGTGTGCTGCTGAGTAGTTGCTGTGTGTTTGGGAttcaaagcattttaaaatataaacctgCTTTTAATGAAGGTGCTGTTCTCTGCTtctaatgtctctgtttcaTGATGATTTGGCTTCAAGCTGCTATGAAATAAGCTGCTTCAACCCTGTCATCTGCATGATCAGTATGTTCCAAACAGTTCACTGTTGGTCAAAGCTTAGAGCATCATGGATGGAGACAGGTAGACAGTATTATGGCTTCTACACTGAAGAGGATTATACTGCACACGTTTCTGACATGAATCCAAACAGCTGTTCAAACTTTTTACTGACACCTTTCAAACCTGAACAATCACTTTATTGAAATCACTGTAATTTGAGTTTGGGTGCTTTTTGGCTCCATCTGGGGGTAGCTGAGAATAGCAGGGTTCAGGAGGAAGTGAGCTCACAGTGCAGCTGTCTCTTCAATCCTGTGCTTTAAAGTCCATTAAACGCCTTCATCCATAGGTTCCCTTCTGTTTACAGTTATATTAACTCCTTTATATGAGTAGTGTTGGATTTAGGTTCAGTAATTTTGATAATTAGTTTATTGTGGACTATATTTGTTAGAGGTTTTACTTTTAGgcaatttttaaaatttgttttttatcatgctTATTTCACTAATGTATAAGTGCTGATATTTACTCATAATGACTCATTGTTTTGGACTTTAATGCCCCACTAGCACTAGCAGCTGAGTGATGATGAACTGTCTCACAGTTATCAGATTAAACACAACACTCTGGCCTGGGTGGCACAGGAAGGATTACACAACATAGACCAGaagtgtcaaactcattttagatAAAGGGCCACTTTGATCTAACGTGACCTGGACCAGTAAAAGCATCTTATAAAAACCTCTAAATATGatctaatatatattataacttaaCTACAATGAACCATGTATTTGATCAAGTGAAATTTCAACattatgtttcagttttttagAGATTTGTAAAAGacataaatgatttaaatatgaccacaccCAGGCTCAGGAAGGATTACACCACATAGACTGTGTTAGATATAtgagcaaaaacacagaaacttcctgtttccactatgTGGTGCATTAATGTACTTTATGTTGCTgcttattaaaatgtaaacacactttACCTGACATGCATATGTATTTTCATGAATATCAGATGTTGCATTAAAGAGGTAAAATCACTTGTGTCCACTTTGTGGTTCTACACAACAGTCACTaattatatatcatatcattGTTCATCATGTGCAGACATCAGCATGTCAATTTCAGCTGgatgagtaaaaaataaaaataaggttCTTACCGGTTTGCAGAGTCTGAGCTCTTTTcctgttgtgtttaaagtttaaaccCAGCAGAGACTGTGAGTTCAGACTCTGACTGCACAACGTGTTTCTGCTGCTCAGTCTTATTAAACAACATGTTAGTCAATGCAGGAAAGTCATACGCCCAGCTGTAATCAACTGACAGCTACATTGCATTGCGCTTCCTGGATGAGCTTCTTCTTTTGACTTCTTGTAAAGCTGCAGAGCTGCACATCCTGCTCAGGTTTTTTagattacatatttttattgtcattgaacaagtacaaaaaaatgaagtgtATGACTCTCATCTATGATGGAGTAAAAAGGACATTCAGTAAAGAAAACAGGACAGTATCAGATGCAACAGTAAAGTTAGTAAAgagtatatttatatacattaacTGGCTGAAAACAATCTCAATAAACAGCCACAGCTCACTGTGCACTGTCATCAATAGACAGCCTTCATAAATCAATGTGTAATAACAGCACAGGTAGCATTGTGTCATGAACTGGCTCAAGGTTCAGACAAAGGAGAGCACACATGTTTGTttcataaaaacttaaaaatgtaatgtatttacaACTTAAATCTAAACTACATGTTGAATCAGTAGAATCAGTAGTGTATGGACGTGAGGAAATGTTTCTATGCTAACAGAgtaagaaatgaaatgaaaccaaacaAAGGACGCTGCTGGTAGAACAGAGGGCTGTCGTCTGCACACATTACATCTCCATGGTAACCTATGTTTCCCTGCCTTCAGGATAACCACTAAATCCTGGCTTCATCTGCTATCTAGGTTTTGTGCAGCAGCCGTCTGGTTTAACAAACTCTGAGTTCAAGTTTAGAACAGGTGATAacagttcaatcaactctgagttaAGGAGATAAAAggctcagtcctcctacttctgCCCActggagttagaaatattaatgaatacaTGCAGATAATGAGTTtatatttaagaaaacaaacaacacagcagcagcagctaaagAACGAGAGCTACTGACTGAGTCAATGTgagtattaataaaataaaataaatgttttgtatcAATCGTTCAACTTATTCaacttttatattctgtgtttaatatttaagcAGGTTCAacccaacaggtacaaaacaTACTTAGCAGCAGCTgaagatgaaatataaaaatgtattttaaacagtTGAGGTTTCATCTCAGActcctcattaaacagcattcagtatttacatttaacatgtgatatatttcactAGTAAGTTAAAATTATAAGCAAAAAGAAacactgccacctgctggccaCACTGAGACATTACACTGTTAGAGCTCCACCCGCTGGTCACACTGAGACATTACACTGTTAGAGCTCCACCCGCTGGTCACACTGAGACATTACACTGTTAGAGCTCCACCCGCTGGTCACACTGAGACATTACACTGTTAGAGCTCCGCCCGCTGGTCACACTGAGACATTACACTGTTAGAGCTCCGCCCGCTGGTCACACTGAGACATTACGtatttaaactcattaaaaaaaacaccaaacatttcGACTTTGaattacaactttatttataaaatgagAGGTCAGGGGTCACGTGTTTTTAGTTGCCGGGCCGACCAGCGGGTTCCAGGGCTGTTTCCGTGGCGACTCGTCTTTTCGGGTCCTCTGCAGAGGCGTCAGGTGACTCGCCAGCACCAGATCCctgagagacaaaacacaacgCCTGGAATGGTTTCAAGGATGCCTGGAATATCTACAACCACTTTAAGGACCTCCTGGAATATCTACAACCACTTTAAGGACCTCCTGGAATATCCATTCATTTAATATGCTTCAGCCTGGAACTCCCTCAAGGACTCATGGGAGGCATTGTAGAAGTATCACGGAACTCTTTCAGGGACTCCAGGACCCCGCTCAAGGCTTCAAGGACCCCAGGAACCCTCCAAAATATTATGGAACTTTTTCAAGGAATCTGGAACGTCTTGAATTATTGTGGTAATAATTCCAGGACTCCTGAAATGTCTTGAAAAGGTTCCAGGAAGCTCTTAAAGCACCTGGAGGTGCTGGAACAGTACCTGGAGGTGCTGGAGGTGCTTGAACAGTACCTGGAGGTGCTGGAACAGTACCTGGAGGTGCTGGAACAGTACCCGGAGGTGCTTGAAAAGTACCTGGAGGTGCTGGAACAGAACCTGGAGGTGCTTGAACAGTACCTGGAGGTGCTTGAACAGTACCCGGAGGTGCTTGAAAAGTACCTGGAGATGCTGGAACAGTACCTGGAGGTGCTGGAGGTGCTTTAACAGTACCTGGAGGTGCTTGTACAGTACCTGGAGGTGCTGGAACAGAACCTGGAGGTGCTTGAACAGTACCTGGAGGTGCTTGAACAGTACCTGGAGGTGCTTGTACAGTACCTGGAGGTGCTTGAACAGTACCTGGAGGTGCTGGAACAGAACCTGGAGGTGCTTGAACAGTACCTGAACTCCTGGTAAGTCGTCCTCTGGCTGACGGCTCTCAGCTTGGCTTCGTTCTCTCGTTGGCGTTTCTGCTCGGACGCGACGGATGTTCGCAGCTCTCGCTCCAACGCCGAGAAGTCGATGACATCACGCTGTGAGCTCGCCAtcaggtgatgatgtcacactgtACAGAGGCTCTAAagggacaaaaataaaaagggtttatattctgctgctgtggttttatttaaggttcatttatttattttatttaattacaaacagactttttattttatttgttcataaatGCAGACATAACatataaaagcacaaaaaaaacacatttcatttaatgcAGATCAAtaacttttttctgtttacagtttaataaagttcagtttgactttttaaaataaatgttatttaagtCGTTACTGACTGTAGTTTACTTtcctcttattattattattattattattaggaagtcataaatatatttataaatatatgttatatgttagcAGCTCGTTAAAACGCGTTTAACGTTGTTTTTAACGTTTTTAAACCGTGTTGTGTTATTGAACGCAACGGCTAACGCTAGCCTCCAGACTAACCTCCCCATCCAAACTTATGTGTTTTACCGTTAGCTCCCAGGCTAACGCTAGCCTCCAGACTAACCTCCCCATCCAAACTTATGTGTTTTACCGTTAGCTCCCAGGCTAACGCTAGCCTCCAGACTAACCTCCCCATCCAAACTCATGTGTTTTACCGTTAGCTCCCAGGCTAACGCTAGCCTCCAGACTAACCTCCCCATCCAAACTTATGTGTTTTACCGTTAGCTCCCAGGCTAATGCTAGCCTGCAGACTAACCTCCCCATCCAAACTTATGTGTTTTACCGTTAGCTCCCAGGCTAACGCTAGCCTCCAAACTAACCTCCCCATCCAAACTTATGTGTTTTACCGTTAGCTCCCAGGCTAACGCTAGCCTGCAGACTAACCTCCCCATCCAAACTTATGTGTTTTACCGTTAGCTCCCAGGCTAACGCTAGCCTCCAGACTAACCTCCCCATCCAAACTTATGTGTTTTACCGTTAGCTCCCAGGCTAACGCTAGCCTGCAGACTAACCTCCCCATCCAAACTTATGTGTTTTACCGTTAGCTCCCAGGCTAACGCTACCCTCCAGACTAACCTCCCCATATAAACTAATGTGTTTTATCGTTAGCTCCCAGGCTAACAACAGCTTATTTAAGCATTTTACCTGAGCTCGTGTCGTTTCCTCGCGCTCTGTGTGTCCAGGTGTGTTTTTTGAGGCTCCTCTCGATCAGGTGCGTTTTCAGATACAACAAACCGTCTCCATGACGACCGGGTGCGCCATGACACCGCGCCTGCGCAGTGCTGCGATGGAAGACGAcagtttatttcaaaataaaactttatataAACGTGTGTTCagtgtaaataaatattactgttgttcataatgttactattattatactattatatccTACATAATGTtattacttattacttattatttattgttctttattgttttcattgaggctctttttatttttgctgctgtaataatttATAAACATCAGATCTAAATATGTTGTTAACAGTTCAGTCACAGTGTGAAAgagactaataataataataataataataataataataataataataataataataataataataataataaagtctaAGCTCCAGCATCAcgtgttatattttatttttctgataaaaaaacaaagtgacgACATCGTTCAGGTTTATCTTCGTCTTCCTCAGTGGGACACTTCCTGTCGGCGACCACAACAAAGATGGCCGCACCTCTGACCGATGATACGTTTCCTGTGTGCGGTGCGCCTCCTGTGCATCTGCAGCGTGTAGAGGAACAGAACTCTCCTGTGCTCCGTGTCGGGGTGGAAGCGGGCGGCGATGAGCCTGCGGAGGCGGTTGGTGTAAACCTGCAGCAGGCTGAGCAGCGCCGCCAGCAGCACGCAGCACGCACAGCTCACGTACACGCTGGCCGGGAGGAGCGAGGGCAGCCGCGCGCACACACGGGTGTCGCTGTCCACGCGGAGGCTGGACGAGCTGTTGAACGCCGCCACCGTCTTCCTGAGCAGGCGGGCCATCATGGAGGCACCGCCCACGCTCACCTCCACCCGCTGAGCCGCGGCCAGGCGGAGGCGGGTGAAGCCGTGTCTGCCGACGGCGTCCAGCACGCGGAACAGAGAGATGTCGATGGCCAGCAGGGCGGCGCTCAGCAGCGACACCGACAGCACCTGCAGCACACCTGAGCTCACCTGGCGCAGCTCATCAGGCAGGACGGCTGGACTGCACGGATCCACTAGCCTCCGCCTGTCTGCAGGGCTCAGCGGCAGCAGGCAGCGCCGCCCCGCTCTCCTCCGCCGGGCGTCCAGCCGCCTGAAGGAGGCGGTGACGTAGACGTTGTCGAAGCCGAGGTCCTTCCTGTAGCGCAGCAGGTAACCGAGCGCCTGCGTGAAGACGGTGACGAAGGTGAAGCAGCGCAGCAGCTGCAGGACGTCCAGCAGCTGCTGCGTGGAGGCCGACAGCCGGCTGAAGGATCCGCTGATGGTCTCAGTGAAGTTCTGATCCAAcaccatctgctgctgctgctgctcctccacctgCAGCAGGGTCAATATGTCAACGTCCAACATATAGAACAGTAGAgaagttcctcctgttcatactgactattagaagaAGTCTGCACATAACAGGAGGAATAAGGCTCAGTAACAAATAGGGGTTGGtaagagtaaatgtaatatctagaacaattgtattccattacctttatttaatataaagttataatgtaagatcatgccaaactagttgatatggtgttttattgacaatttactgtttttaagcaagttgaattggTTGTTATGGTGTAATGTTGTATGTATGGATGACAACAGATCAACCTACGGctctgaataaataaacatctaAACTAACCTCGACCTCGCTGCTGAACTCTCGGGACAACAGGTCCACCGACGAGTTGAGCCGGTCGAACAGCTGACCGAAGTTTCCCTCCACAGGAAGCTGCTGCCGGCACCACGGCGTCATCACCctcatgacatcacacaggaAGTGGAACTTCATGGAAACGCACAGGATGTGGTTGATGACGGGCACGGGGATCGCCTTCATGCACTCCGCCCACTTGAGGCCGAACCAATCGGCGCAGCGCTTCACGCCCTGCTCCACCACGCTGTCGCACTGCATCATGGTCTTGGCCGTGAACTGTTGCTGCGTGCTGTTGCCGGCGGCGACGCCAGCTTGTTTCGGGGAGAAGCGGTCGTACCCGTACTGAAGCATGACCTCGTCTCTGATGGTCTGGAACTTCCTGTCGACGCTTCGAGCCTCCGCCTGCAGCTCCGCCTGCTGCTCCGTCAGCTGCTGCGAGATGAGCAGGAACGGGCTCACGGCCTGCCGCCACAGCAGCCGGCTGTGCTGCACCTGGTGTAGGACACGGTGTAACCAGGAGTCAGGTGGTGTAACCCAGAGTCAGGTGGTGTAACCCAGAGTCAGTCGGTGTAACCAAGAGTCAGTAACCCAGAGTCAGGTGGTGTAATCCAGAGTCAGTAACCCAGAGTCAGTCGGTGTAACCCAGAGTCAGTAACCCAGAGTCAGTCGGTGTAACCCAGAGTCAGTAACCCAGAGTCAGTCGGTGTAACCCAGAGTCAGGTGGTGTAACCCAGAGTCAATAAACCAGAGTCAGTCGGTGTAACCCAGAGTCAGTCGGTGTAACCCAGAGTCAGAGTGGAAtcaatataatccacttttagcaacacaacactgtttttaacacattataCATAATTTGTCACAGATTATTTAGAGAAAAATGTTAGtattttaggatatgtccttttgaagacatattttaatagtcagtatgaacaggaggaagctCTTTACTCCTCCTATATTCTATATCTTAACTCATCTTACCTGCAGGTCCAGGTTGCAGCTCAGAGACGTCGCCGCTGCCTCCACGTTACGCTGGATGTTGGCCACCGGGCCGGCCTGCAGCACCGACAGCACCAGCAGCATCAGGTAGGCGCGGCCGCGGGAGCCGAGCATGCTGGGAAACATCAGGAGGACTGAGCACCTGAAGGACGAGGACACGGCCCCGCCCACcgcacacacgcccacacaggTGCACCCTGCCGCCAgctgcaggtcaaaggtcagcggGAGGCTGAGGGCGACGCCCAGGAAGAGGACCGCACCGCCCACCGCTCCAATCAGCACCCTGAGGATCACCTGACCCGCCACAGactctcctgattggctgaagagGAATCGATGGACGGCTGGCATCATACTGcatcaggtgtgttcaggtccaggtgtgttcaggtccaggtgtgttcaggtccaggtccaggtgtGGTCAGGTCCAGGTGTGTTCAGGTCCAGGTGTgttcaggtccaggtccaggtccaggtgtGGGCAGGTCCAGGTGTgttcaggtccaggtccaggtgtgttcaggtccaggtccaggtgtGGTCAGGTCCAGGTGTgttcaggtccaggtccaggtgtgttcaggtccaggtccaggtgtGTCCAGGTAAATTCACTAAAATCATacactgttgtttttcagttgGAGCTCCCAGAAGCTTCAGTGACATCACCATTTCTATGGCAACAGGAAAAAATCAGCGTTTCTATGGCAACAGGAAAACATCAGCGTTTCTATGGCGACAGGAAAACATCAGCGTGTGTTGAACTTGATAGAATAGTTTATAGATAAAGAATTTTcccataaaattaaaaaaagttaaccACATAATGCAACAacttattttttctgttgtcatggtaacatattatatatttaagagTAAAATGACCAGTGTCATTGTGACAATAGAAAATGAAATAGTTTAAATCAGACTAAAACATTACTGTTGGTatttcacactgaaacaaaagattaataaaatatttacagttgTTTTCCAATtgctaaaaaataatttagcaAACTAGTCTGGTTTTATCAAAATACCTCAAATACCTCATATACCTCATATACCTCATATACCTCATATACCTCAAATACCTCATATACCTCATATACCTCATATACCTCATATACCTCAAATACCTCATATACCTCATATACCTCAAATACCTCAAATACCTCATATACCTCATATACCTCAAATACCTCATATACCTCATATACCTCAAATACCTCATATACCTCATATACCTCATATACCTCATATACCTCAAATACCTCATATACCTCATATACCTCATATACCTCATATACCTCAAATACCTCATATACCTCATATACCTCAAATACCTCAAATACCTCATATACCTCATATACCTCATATACCTCATATACCTCATATACCTCATATACCTCAAATACCTCATATAACTCATATACCTCAAATACCTCAAATACCTCATATACCTCATATACCTCATATACCTCAAATACCTCATATACCTCAAATACCTCATATACCTCATATACCTCATATACCTCATATACCTCAAATACCTCATATACCTCAAATACCTCATATACCTCATATACCTCAAATACCTCATATACCTCATATACCTCATATACCTCAAATACCTCATGTACCTCATATACCTCATATACCTCAAATACCTCATATACCTCAAATACCTCATATACCTCATATACCTCAAATACCTCAAATACCTCATATACCTCATATACCTCATATACCTCATATACCTCATATACCTCAAATACCTCATATACCTCATATACCTCATATACCTCATATACCTCATATACCTCATATACCTCAAATACCTCATATACCTCATATACCTCAAATACCTCAAATACCTCATATACCTCATATACCTCAAATACCTCAAATACCTCATATACCTCATATACCTCATATACCTCAAATACCTCATATACCTCAAATACCTCATATACCTCATATACCTCATATACCTCATATACCTCAAATACCTCATATACCTCATATACCTCATATACCTCATATACCTCATATACCTCATATATCCTGcaggatgaagctctgcaaCCAGAACCACATAAAGCATTATCAAATCTAACGTCTGCAACAACTGGCTCACACTTCATTCATATTAGCAGATGTCTGTCTAACCAGCGATACACTGTTAATAATGCAAAGCTCTCATCTTTAGTTTGCTTTGCTATAATACTCTTCACATtgttcacatgcacagaaatatgtgtccataccatagactgtatataaaaaggatgtaacatccgtgaggtcacccattggtttgtggactgctgctcggaggccaatagtttcggatctgagcagcgccatcttgaaaatttcaggtgcatgctgggaaaaataaaaacagggattctacttatatgggcatcaggaggagcatgaggcgccctcctgaacctgtgaaccaatcaacctgtcaatcaccacgtagccacgccctaatgcataccctgctttatcgtcacatataaaatcagggaggccaaaatgtcccaaatgaacatcatactgcattgaagaaggctttaaactagcgattgagaccataaacacattttgaaaacgtttactgaggttagaaatcaagtgagaagttggtgaattctccattgacttgtatagagacggaagtccttttgacaccaaaacggtcgccccctggtggccttttgatagaatgcagttttaagttacttcctggttggcctcatttcagaggaccagaactc
This window contains:
- the ccdc103 gene encoding coiled-coil domain-containing protein 103, producing the protein MASSQRDVIDFSALERELRTSVASEQKRQRENEAKLRAVSQRTTYQEFRDLVLASHLTPLQRTRKDESPRKQPWNPLVGPATKNT
- the dcst1 gene encoding E3 ubiquitin-protein ligase DCST1; this encodes MMPAVHRFLFSQSGESVAGQVILRVLIGAVGGAVLFLGVALSLPLTFDLQLAAGCTCVGVCAVGGAVSSSFRCSVLLMFPSMLGSRGRAYLMLLVLSVLQAGPVANIQRNVEAAATSLSCNLDLQVQHSRLLWRQAVSPFLLISQQLTEQQAELQAEARSVDRKFQTIRDEVMLQYGYDRFSPKQAGVAAGNSTQQQFTAKTMMQCDSVVEQGVKRCADWFGLKWAECMKAIPVPVINHILCVSMKFHFLCDVMRVMTPWCRQQLPVEGNFGQLFDRLNSSVDLLSREFSSEVEVEEQQQQQMVLDQNFTETISGSFSRLSASTQQLLDVLQLLRCFTFVTVFTQALGYLLRYRKDLGFDNVYVTASFRRLDARRRRAGRRCLLPLSPADRRRLVDPCSPAVLPDELRQVSSGVLQVLSVSLLSAALLAIDISLFRVLDAVGRHGFTRLRLAAAQRVEVSVGGASMMARLLRKTVAAFNSSSSLRVDSDTRVCARLPSLLPASVYVSCACCVLLAALLSLLQVYTNRLRRLIAARFHPDTEHRRVLFLYTLQMHRRRTAHRKRIIGQRCGHLCCGRRQEVSH